In one Apostichopus japonicus isolate 1M-3 chromosome 18, ASM3797524v1, whole genome shotgun sequence genomic region, the following are encoded:
- the LOC139958496 gene encoding growth factor receptor-bound protein 14-like isoform X1, which yields MTQERHLTFDITAYDLLNQSKTMAPVIKETKTGDLSQDDVDLDALVEGMNSFPSCNMTKPLLENSNDSLASSKASGNENCMLESSSSSLDEPSSSSSAHGSPPPNSRCIPKPKLERDRRSKSVTDELRFSVYGELSSSAPERSKSMDNESDEEDGVPDPFPDIGGSPKWKFGLGSAMEELFSKHRLKDKYPGSLDSGVHLEGVSQVSARVWHCDGSWRSVSIESSHSVEDLLLRLISTNHSIGDKSWSIVEHLPDLDLERTLEDHENIFKACKKWRHHHNHNRLYFRKDFRKYEVFENPEQFFPSHMVSSSLDRLDSFFETPKRPRQPLSNLLNPLDSLPEIQGYLHTREGHKRSWKKIFCVLRQSGLYFSLKGNSKDPRHLQLHVQLNDVDIYQVMNARKKHHAPSEFSFCTKPSSSKFSMKDIRLFCAEDENTRRCWLTAFRLLKYGNTLLENYQKALDRTIRNKDDCPEVLRPHKDSDDRVMMDFSGKQGRVISNPTEAIAIAKEEEYNWRRRGVRSPDHQLALSHRHNIKVSNTSSPVAGAAVASNGFHRGAGSPRRNGSHSPRGSPCNGHSPPFLRRCGIESGIHITQPWFHSGLSRDETHELFTQQGMVDGMFLIRESQRIPGAFVLSFSQNQKVRHYQIVVSFDQGQPLYSLDEGNTRFTDLVQLVEFYKVNAGGLPTRLLHVCTNL from the exons atgacaCAAGAACGCCATCTGACATTTGACATCACTGCTTATGACTTGCTAAACCAGAGCAAAACGATGGCACCAGTCATTAAAGAAACAAAGACTGGGGATCTTTCACAAG ACGATGTCGATCTGGACGCTCTTGTGGAAGGCATGAATTCCTTCCCATCATGCAACATGACAAAACCGCTTTTAGAAAACAGTAATGACAGCCTAGCAAGTTCAAAAGCTAGCGGTAACGAAAACTGTATGTTAGAATCGTCCAGTTCGTCTCTGGACGAGCCTAGTTCTTCGTCATCTGCTCATGGTTCTCCGCCTCCGAACAGCAGATGCATCCCCAAACCCAAACTGGAGAGAGATCGTAGGAGTAAGTCGGTCACAGATGAACTGAGATTTAGTGTATATGGTGAATTAAGCTCATCAGCACCGGAGAGGAGTAAAAGCATGGACAACGAAAGCGATGAGGAGGATGGTGTACCCGATCCTTTCCCTGATATCGGAGGCAGCCCCAAGTGGAAGTTTGGCTTAGGCTCTGCAATG GAAGAACTATTTTCAAAGCATAGATTGAAGGACAAATATCCGGGGTCCTTGGATTCAGGAGTTCATTTAGAAGGCGTTTCTCAG GTATCAGCAAGAGTTTGGCATTGTGACGGCAGCTGGAGATCGGTTTCCATAGAGAGCAGTCATTCTGTAGAAGATCTGCTATTGAGACTGATCAGCACCAACCATTCCATCGGTGACAAAAGCTGGAGTATTGTGGAACATCTCCCAGATCTCGATCTAG AGAGAACGTTAGAAGATCACGAGAACATTTTTAAAGCGTGCAAGAAATGGCGGCACCACCACAACCACAACAGATTGTACTTCAGGAAGGACTTTAGAAAGTACGAGGTCTTTGAAAATCCAGAG CAATTTTTCCCTTCACACATGGTCTCCAGTTCATTGGACAGATTGGACAGCTTTTTTGAAACACCCAAGAGGCCAAGACAGCCATTATCA AATCTGTTAAATCCTTTGGACTCCTTGCCTGAAATCCAGGGATATCTACACACCAGGGAAGGGCACAAAAGGTCCTGGAAGAAAATCTTTTGTGTTTTAAGACAATCAGGGCTTTATTTCTCTCTAAAGGGTAATTCAAAG GACCCTAGACATCTTCAACTTCATGTGCAATTAAATGACGTAGACATCTACCAAGTCATGAATGCCAGGAAAAAGCACCACGCACCCTCGGAATTTTCTTTCTGTACCAAG CCTTCTAGTTCAAAGTTCTCTATGAAGGATATTCGGCTATTCTGTGCAGAGGACGAGAACACCAGGAGATGTTGGCTGACTGCATTCAGGTTACTAAAATACGGGAATACTCTCTTAGAGAATTACCAGAAGGCTCTGGATAGGACAATACGGAACAAGGATGACTGTCCTGAAGTCCTGAGACCG CATAAAGACAGTGACGACAGAGTGATGATGGATTTTTCAGGGAAGCAGGGTCGGGTTATCAGTAATCCTACGGAGGCCATCGCAATCGCCAAAGAAGAAGAGTATAACTGGAGG AGGAGAGGTGTGCGCTCTCCAGACCATCAGCTGGCCCTGTCACACAGACATAACATCAAGGTCTCGAATACATCCTCACCAGTGGCAGGGGCTGCAGTAGCATCCAACGGCTTTCACAGGGGGGCAGGAAGTCCCCGTAGGAACGGTAGCCACAGTCCGAGGGGCTCTCCATGTAATGGACACAGTCCTCCATTTCTCAGAAGATGTGGCATCGAGTCAG GGATACATATTACCCAACCGTGGTTCCACAGTGGGTTATCTAGAGATGAAACCCACGAACTGTTCACCCAGCAGGGAATGGTGGACGGCATGTTCCTGATCAGAGAAAGTCAGAGAATACCAGGAGCGTTTGTCTTGTCCTTCAGCCAAAATCAGAAAGTCAGACATTATCAGATTGTGGTG AGCTTTGATCAAGGACAACCCTTGTACTCCTTGGATGAAGGTAACACTAGGTTCACCGACCTTGTGCAGCTGGTGGAATTTTACAAAGTCAACGCAGGTGGATTACCGACCAGACTGCTTCACGTCTGCACGAACTTGTAA
- the LOC139958496 gene encoding growth factor receptor-bound protein 14-like isoform X2: MEELFSKHRLKDKYPGSLDSGVHLEGVSQVSARVWHCDGSWRSVSIESSHSVEDLLLRLISTNHSIGDKSWSIVEHLPDLDLERTLEDHENIFKACKKWRHHHNHNRLYFRKDFRKYEVFENPEQFFPSHMVSSSLDRLDSFFETPKRPRQPLSNLLNPLDSLPEIQGYLHTREGHKRSWKKIFCVLRQSGLYFSLKGNSKDPRHLQLHVQLNDVDIYQVMNARKKHHAPSEFSFCTKPSSSKFSMKDIRLFCAEDENTRRCWLTAFRLLKYGNTLLENYQKALDRTIRNKDDCPEVLRPHKDSDDRVMMDFSGKQGRVISNPTEAIAIAKEEEYNWRRRGVRSPDHQLALSHRHNIKVSNTSSPVAGAAVASNGFHRGAGSPRRNGSHSPRGSPCNGHSPPFLRRCGIESGIHITQPWFHSGLSRDETHELFTQQGMVDGMFLIRESQRIPGAFVLSFSQNQKVRHYQIVVSFDQGQPLYSLDEGNTRFTDLVQLVEFYKVNAGGLPTRLLHVCTNL; the protein is encoded by the exons ATG GAAGAACTATTTTCAAAGCATAGATTGAAGGACAAATATCCGGGGTCCTTGGATTCAGGAGTTCATTTAGAAGGCGTTTCTCAG GTATCAGCAAGAGTTTGGCATTGTGACGGCAGCTGGAGATCGGTTTCCATAGAGAGCAGTCATTCTGTAGAAGATCTGCTATTGAGACTGATCAGCACCAACCATTCCATCGGTGACAAAAGCTGGAGTATTGTGGAACATCTCCCAGATCTCGATCTAG AGAGAACGTTAGAAGATCACGAGAACATTTTTAAAGCGTGCAAGAAATGGCGGCACCACCACAACCACAACAGATTGTACTTCAGGAAGGACTTTAGAAAGTACGAGGTCTTTGAAAATCCAGAG CAATTTTTCCCTTCACACATGGTCTCCAGTTCATTGGACAGATTGGACAGCTTTTTTGAAACACCCAAGAGGCCAAGACAGCCATTATCA AATCTGTTAAATCCTTTGGACTCCTTGCCTGAAATCCAGGGATATCTACACACCAGGGAAGGGCACAAAAGGTCCTGGAAGAAAATCTTTTGTGTTTTAAGACAATCAGGGCTTTATTTCTCTCTAAAGGGTAATTCAAAG GACCCTAGACATCTTCAACTTCATGTGCAATTAAATGACGTAGACATCTACCAAGTCATGAATGCCAGGAAAAAGCACCACGCACCCTCGGAATTTTCTTTCTGTACCAAG CCTTCTAGTTCAAAGTTCTCTATGAAGGATATTCGGCTATTCTGTGCAGAGGACGAGAACACCAGGAGATGTTGGCTGACTGCATTCAGGTTACTAAAATACGGGAATACTCTCTTAGAGAATTACCAGAAGGCTCTGGATAGGACAATACGGAACAAGGATGACTGTCCTGAAGTCCTGAGACCG CATAAAGACAGTGACGACAGAGTGATGATGGATTTTTCAGGGAAGCAGGGTCGGGTTATCAGTAATCCTACGGAGGCCATCGCAATCGCCAAAGAAGAAGAGTATAACTGGAGG AGGAGAGGTGTGCGCTCTCCAGACCATCAGCTGGCCCTGTCACACAGACATAACATCAAGGTCTCGAATACATCCTCACCAGTGGCAGGGGCTGCAGTAGCATCCAACGGCTTTCACAGGGGGGCAGGAAGTCCCCGTAGGAACGGTAGCCACAGTCCGAGGGGCTCTCCATGTAATGGACACAGTCCTCCATTTCTCAGAAGATGTGGCATCGAGTCAG GGATACATATTACCCAACCGTGGTTCCACAGTGGGTTATCTAGAGATGAAACCCACGAACTGTTCACCCAGCAGGGAATGGTGGACGGCATGTTCCTGATCAGAGAAAGTCAGAGAATACCAGGAGCGTTTGTCTTGTCCTTCAGCCAAAATCAGAAAGTCAGACATTATCAGATTGTGGTG AGCTTTGATCAAGGACAACCCTTGTACTCCTTGGATGAAGGTAACACTAGGTTCACCGACCTTGTGCAGCTGGTGGAATTTTACAAAGTCAACGCAGGTGGATTACCGACCAGACTGCTTCACGTCTGCACGAACTTGTAA